CGCCGTATTGGTGGTGCTACATATCAAGTTCCGGTAGAAATAGAGCCGAATACACGGACATCCATTGCTTTCCGTTGGATTCGGAGTTATGCAAGGAACCGTGGTGAGAAGACTATGGAAGAACGGTTGGCGGCGGAGTTGATGGATTGTTATAACAAACAGGGAAATACAATAAAGAAACGCGAGGATACACACCGAATGGCAGAAGCCAACAAGGCGTTTATCCATTTCCGATATTAATATGAGTTCTAAAGAAGAACATAGGAGAATGAGAACAACAGGCTGAGCAATACGCTCCGTAGTTTCGGGGCGTTGCACAGCTGTAGAAATAAGATACCGATAGTCCTGCTAAATATAGACAGGAAATCCAGATTGAAAATTGAATACAGCATGTGCCAGGGCCCCGGGTATAGCGGAGCAAAGGATGCTAAGGAGCAGAAAGAATATGCCACGCAAATACCCGTTAACAAATATCCGAAATATAGGGATAGCGGCCCACATTGATGCCGGCAAGACCACCGTTACAGAACGCGTCTTGTACTACTCCGGCCGGGTGCACCGAGTGGGCGAGGTCCATGACGGTGCCGCTACCATGGACTACATGGAGCAGGAACGGGAGCGCGGTATCACCATAACCTCAGCAGCAACGGCATGTGAATGGAATGGACATCGGATAAATATCATTGATACACCGGGTCACATTGATTTCACAGCCGAAGTAGAACGCTGCATGAGGGTTCTCGATGGAGCCATCATCGTTTTTTGTGGTGTTGCAGGCGTTCAACCGCAGTCCGAAACCGTGTGGAGACAGGCGGAAAAATACAAAGTTCCGCGAATTGCGTTTATTAACAAGATGGACCGGGTTGGCGCCGATTTTTTTCAAGCCATCGAATCCATCGAACATCGCCTCCACGCATTAACCCTTCCTGTTCAAATTCCTGTCGGTAGTGAAGAAAATTTCCGAGCCGTTATTGACTTGCTTAATCAAAAAATGATTACCTGGGTCGGAGAAACTGTGGATTGCGTTCAGGTAACAGAAGAAATTCCGAAAGAGTATCAAGATGATGCTCATTTCTGGAGAATGCACTTAATTGAAGTGGTAGCCAATCACGACGAAAAAGTCCTTGAGTTGTATCTTGAGGGAAAAGAAATTTCGGTAGATTTACTTAAAGCCGCCATTCGCAGACTTTGCATCAACCGAATTGGAACGCCGGTATTATGTGGTAGTGCACTTAAAAATAAGGGGATTCGGCTAACTTTAGATGCGGTAGTGGATTATCTGCCGTCACCTATAGATTTGCCACCGTATGAGGGAACTCTCCCTCAGGACCCGAACAAAAAAGTGCTACGCCATCCTTCGGATGATGAACCTTTTTCAGCATTGGCGTTCAAAATCCTGAGCGACCCCCATGTCGGTAAATTGACCTTTATGCGGGTTTATTCCGGCGTGATTGAAACAGGGCAAACCCTTCTCAATACACGAACGGGAACGAAAGAACGCATAAGCAGGATTGTAGAACTCCATGCCGATGAACGAACGGAAATTAAGGAATTAAGGACCGGCGACATCGGTGCTATAATTGGCTGTCGAAGTGTTTTAACGGGAGATACGCTCTGTGCCTCTAAACATCCGATTGCTCTCATGCCCCTGACTTTTCCGGAGCCTGTGGTTTATATTTCGATAGAACCGAAAACAAAGGCAGACCAGGACCGCCTTTCGAATGCACTGCATCGTTTTGCCGATGAAGACCCTACTTTCCGTGTGCGGGTCAATGAAGAAACAGGGCAAACGATTATTGCAGGTATGGGCGAACTACACCTCGAAATTATTATTGACCGTATGAAAAGAGAATTCGGCGTCGAGGCTCATGTAGGAAAGCCCGTTGTAGCCTATCGGGAAACAATTCGCCAGTCTGCCACTTCGGACAAGAAATTTGTCCGCCAGACGGGTGGCCGTGGACAATACGGACATGTCGTATTGACTATCGAACCATTACCGCGAGGTTCCGGATTTGTTTTTGAGGATAAGACCGTAGGTGGAGTTATTCCGAAAA
This genomic interval from Candidatus Hydrogenedens sp. contains the following:
- the fusA gene encoding elongation factor G, which produces MPRKYPLTNIRNIGIAAHIDAGKTTVTERVLYYSGRVHRVGEVHDGAATMDYMEQERERGITITSAATACEWNGHRINIIDTPGHIDFTAEVERCMRVLDGAIIVFCGVAGVQPQSETVWRQAEKYKVPRIAFINKMDRVGADFFQAIESIEHRLHALTLPVQIPVGSEENFRAVIDLLNQKMITWVGETVDCVQVTEEIPKEYQDDAHFWRMHLIEVVANHDEKVLELYLEGKEISVDLLKAAIRRLCINRIGTPVLCGSALKNKGIRLTLDAVVDYLPSPIDLPPYEGTLPQDPNKKVLRHPSDDEPFSALAFKILSDPHVGKLTFMRVYSGVIETGQTLLNTRTGTKERISRIVELHADERTEIKELRTGDIGAIIGCRSVLTGDTLCASKHPIALMPLTFPEPVVYISIEPKTKADQDRLSNALHRFADEDPTFRVRVNEETGQTIIAGMGELHLEIIIDRMKREFGVEAHVGKPVVAYRETIRQSATSDKKFVRQTGGRGQYGHVVLTIEPLPRGSGFVFEDKTVGGVIPKNYIPSIEKGCKEALETGIVAGYPMVDVKIILTFGSYHEVDSSDMAFQIAASMAVKEAVMSARPILLEPIMRLEIDTPPEYTGDIINDLDHRRGRMLNMEVDGQRQIIHALAPLAELFGYANDLRSCSQGRANYAMEFERYEIVPIEVGNRIMEQIGSSYRFEP
- the rpsG gene encoding 30S ribosomal protein S7, with the protein product MPRRREVQKREVLPDPKFNSTLVAKFINIVMANGKKSVAEKIVYNALEILKKKVPDKDPLEVFTAAVENAKPLVHVKSRRIGGATYQVPVEIEPNTRTSIAFRWIRSYARNRGEKTMEERLAAELMDCYNKQGNTIKKREDTHRMAEANKAFIHFRY